In Thunnus thynnus chromosome 13, fThuThy2.1, whole genome shotgun sequence, the following proteins share a genomic window:
- the LOC137196309 gene encoding olfactory receptor 52N5-like has translation MENYTYNSPTLQLEGLNLSKGSVYPVFLFLFFSYLFIIFANVGIAVLVFTDKSLHQPMYLLFWNLSVNDILGNSILVPRLLIDMLRPPSERLINYYVCLVQAFISHMFGTTTHTVLMIMAFDRYVAICNPLRYVAIMTNKMVIKLTVSAWGVAFVLVGILLGLTIRLNRCRTLITSPYCDNAALFRLSCESVFINNVYGLTFTVVLFTGSIGSIVLTYTKITVVCLTSKNKSLNSKALKTCSTHLTVYLIMLISGILIITLHRFPQYSHYRKLCSILFHVIPGGLNPIIYGVQSKEIRKFFSKSFKHKKVLPSL, from the coding sequence ATGGAAAACTACACCTACAACAGCCCTACATTACAGCTAGAGGGGTTAAATCTCTCAAAAGGCTCTGTCTACCCtgtgtttctcttcctctttttctcctacttgtttatcatttttgcaAATGTTGGCATTGCTGTTCTAGTTTTCACTGACAAGAGCCTTCACCAGCCCATGTATCTCCTTTTCTGGAACCTGTCAGTCAATGACATCCTTGGAAACTCTATCTTAGTGCCCCGTTTGCTTATAGACATGTTGAGGCCTCCCTCTGAACGCCTCATTAATTATTATGTGTGTTTGGTTCAAGCTTTTATCTCACACATGTTTGGTACCACCACTCACACTGTGCTCATGATTATGGCCTTTGATAGATATGTTGCCATCTGCAATCCTCTACGCTATGTTGCCATAATGACCAACAAGATGGTGATCAAGCTGACAGTTTCTGCCTGGGGAGTGGCTTTTGTTTTGGTTGGGATTCTGCTCGGTCTGACCATACGGCTGAACCGATGCAGGACTCTCATCACAAGTCCCTATTGTGACAATGCTGCTCTATTTAGGCTCTCCTGTGAGAGTGTATTCATTAATAATGTCTATGGTCTCACTTTCACTGTAGTCCTGTTTACAGGTTCTATAGGCAGCATTGTTCTCACCTATACTAAGATTACAGTAGTCTGTTTAACTAGTAAGAACAAGTCTTTGAACAGTAAAGCCTTGAAAACCTGCAGCACTCATCTGACTGTTTATCTTATCATGCTGATCAGTGGAATATTAATTATTACTCTTCATCGTTTCCCTCAGTACTCACACTACAGGAAACTCTGTAGcattttgtttcatgtcatcCCTGGAGGCCTCAACCCCATTATTTATGGTGTGCAGTCTAAAGAGATACGGAAATTCTTCTCAAAATCGTTCAAGCACAAGAAAGTTTTGCCATCATTATGA
- the LOC137195064 gene encoding olfactory receptor 8G17-like, which translates to MENYTYNSPTLQLEGLYVSKDSMYPVLLFLFFSYLFIIVANAGIALIVFVDKTLHQPMYLLFWNLSINDILGNSVVVPRVLTDILQPPSERIISYYECVVQAFIIHMFNTSSHTLLMIMAFDRYVAICNPLRYAAIMTNKMLIKLTVSAWGVAFVLVGILLGLTIRLNRCRTLMRSIYCNNAALFKLSCESVFINNVYGLTFTVVLFTCSIGSMVLTYTKITVVCLTSKNKSLNSKALKTCGTHLVVYLIMLLSGMIVIILHRFPQLSDSKKIAAILYHIIPGSLNPIIYGMQSKEIRRFLSKLFDSKKVLPSF; encoded by the coding sequence ATGGAAAACTACACCTACAACAGCCCCACATTACAGCTGGAGGGGTTATATGTCTCAAAGGATTCTATGTACCCtgtgcttctctttctctttttctcctacCTGTTTATAATTGTTGCAAATGCCGGCATTGCTCTTATTGTTTTCGTCGACAAAACCCTTCACCAGCCCATGTATCTCCTTTTCTGGAACCTGTCAATCAATGACATCCTCGGAAACTCTGTCGTAGTGCCCCGTGTACTTACAGACATATTGCAGCCTCCCTCTGAACGCATCATCAGTTATTATGAGTGTGTGGTCCAAGCTTTCATCATACATATGTTCAATACTTCTTCCCACACTCTGCTCATGATTATGGCCTTTGATAGATATGTTGCCATCTGCAATCCTCTACGCTATGCTGCCATAATGACCAACAAAATGTTGATCAAGCTGACAGTTTCTGCCTGGGGAGTGGCTTTTGTTTTGGTTGGGATTCTGCTCGGTCTGACCATACGGCTGAACCGATGCAGGACTCTGATGAGGAGCATTTATTGTAATAATGCTGCATTGTTTAAACTCTCCTGTGAAAGTGTATTCATTAATAATGTCTATGGCCTCACTTTCACTGTAGTCCTGTTTACATGCTCTATAGGCAGCATGGTTCTCACCTATACTAAGATTACAGTAGTCTGTCTAACTAGTAAGAACAAGTCTTTGAACAGTAAAGCACTGAAAACCTGTGGCACTCATCTGGTTGTGTATCTGATTATGCTGCTCAGTGGAATGATTGTCATTATTCTGCATCGCTTTCCCCAGTTGTCAGATAGCAAAAaaattgctgccattttgtATCATATCATCCCCGGCAGCCTCAACCCCATTATTTATGGCATGCAGTCCAAAGAGATACGAAGATTTTTGTCAAAGTTGTTTGATTCCAAGAAGGTTTTGCCATCATTTTAA